In Eulemur rufifrons isolate Redbay chromosome 2, OSU_ERuf_1, whole genome shotgun sequence, the sequence CCAGAGTGGATGTTTCAAACGTAAAAATCTGATCATACTCTGCTCAAAattcttcagtggctccccagtgTCTCTAAGATAAAATCTAATAAACTCCTTTTCCATAGCAGGCAAAGCCTTTCATGATCTTCATCTCTGTCTTCATTCCCAGTCTCAATCTCCTCCTGTACCCCACCTTGAAGCCAGTTCTTCAAACATACTAAATTACTGTGCTAACTCTGAGTATGTCCTGTCCTACAGAGCTGCTGGGCCTCCCCACATGCCATTCTCCCAGCTGCATACCATCCCTGCCACCTCTGTACCAGTCCCTCCCCACGCTGCATACCAGCACGCTCCCACTAGAGAAGATATGTCTGCTGGGGCCGTCTCTGCATTCCCCGGTCTGCTTAGGAGCTCCGTGTCTCCTATGGTCCCAATAACCCTGACACGCAACCTCATTAAAGCAATTTATCTTATTATATTAAACTATTTGTTTAGGCAACTGCCTTCCCAACAGACTGTAAGATTCTTAATGACACGAgaccttgtttttaatttttttaagtgcctAGTCCATTGTCCTAGTTTAAAGTAGGCAATCAACAATTGTTTATGGGTCTTCGCGCAACTCTTACAGCGGGCTCCGGAGCCTTCTCTCTCCTGTGCACAATGGCAACTCTTAAGGAAAAACTCATTGCACCAGTTGCAGAAGAAGAGACAGGAGTCCCAAACAATAAGATCACTGTAGTGGGCGTTGGACAAGTTGGTATGGCTTGTGCTATCAGCATTCTGGGAAAGTCTCTGGCTGATGAACTTGCTCTCGTGGATGTTTTGGAAGACAAGcttaaaggagaaatgatggaTCTGCAGCATGGGAGCTTATTTCTTCAGACATCTAAAATTGTGGCAGATAAAGATTACTCTGTGACCGCCAATTCTAAGATTGTGGTGGTAACTGCAGGCGTCCGTCAGCAAGAGGGGGAGAGTCGTCTCAATCTGGTGCAGAGAAATGttaatgtcttcaagttcattatTCCCCAGATCATCAAGTACAGCCCTGATTGCATCATAATTGTGGTTTCCAACCCAGTGGACATTCTTACCTATGTTACCTGGAAACTAAGCGGATTACCCAAGCACCGTGTGATTGGAAGCGGGTGTAATCTGGATTCTGCTAGATTTCGCTATCTCATGGCTGAAAAACTTGGCATTCATCCCAGCAGCTGCCATGGATGGATTTTGGGAGAACATGGCGACTCAAGCGTGGCTGTGTGGAGTGGAGTGAATGTGGCAGGTGTTTCTCTCCAGGAATTGAATCCAGAAATGGGAACAGACAACGACAGTGAAAATTGGAAAGAAGTCCATAAGATGGTGGTTGAGAGTGCCTATGAGGTTATCAAGCTAAAAGGATATACCAATTGGGCCATTGGATTAAGTGTAGCTGATCTTATTGAATCCATGCTAAAAAACCTATCCAGGATTCATCCGGTATCAACAATGGTGAAGGGGATGTATGGCATCGAGAATGAAGTCTTCCTGAGCCTCCCGTGTATCCTCAACGCTCGGGGATTAACCAGTGTTATCAACCAGAAGCTAAAGGATGATGAGGTTGCTCAGCTCAAGAAAAGTGCAGATACACTGTGGGACATCCAGAAGGACCTGAAAGATCTGTGACTGCTGAGCTCTAGGCTGTAGAAATTCAAAAACTACAATGTGATGAACCCTGAGCCTTTAGTTTTCATCCATGTACATGGATCATAGTTTGCTTTTATCTTCCTGCATAAATGAATTTGGGCTCAACGAATCAAAGCCCATGCTTGATCTAATGCTGGCAA encodes:
- the LOC138378796 gene encoding L-lactate dehydrogenase B chain-like isoform X3 → MATLKEKLIAPVAEEETGVPNNKITVVGVGQVGMACAISILGKSLADELALVDVLEDKLKGEMMDLQHGSLFLQTSKIVADKDYSVTANSKIVVVTAGVRQQEGESRLNLVQRNVNVFKFIIPQIIKYSPDCIIIVVSNPVDILTYVTWKLSGLPKHRVIGSGCNLDSARFRYLMAEKLGIHPSSCHGWILGEHGDSSVAVWSGVNVAGVSLQELNPEMGTDNDSENWKECRYTVGHPEGPERSVTAEL
- the LOC138378796 gene encoding L-lactate dehydrogenase B chain-like isoform X2 is translated as MATLKEKLIAPVAEEETGVPNNKITVVGVGQVGMACAISILGKSLADELALVDVLEDKLKGEMMDLQHGSLFLQTSKIVADKVDILTYVTWKLSGLPKHRVIGSGCNLDSARFRYLMAEKLGIHPSSCHGWILGEHGDSSVAVWSGVNVAGVSLQELNPEMGTDNDSENWKEVHKMVVESAYEVIKLKGYTNWAIGLSVADLIESMLKNLSRIHPVSTMVKGMYGIENEVFLSLPCILNARGLTSVINQKLKDDEVAQLKKSADTLWDIQKDLKDL
- the LOC138378796 gene encoding L-lactate dehydrogenase B chain-like isoform X1 codes for the protein MATLKEKLIAPVAEEETGVPNNKITVVGVGQVGMACAISILGKSLADELALVDVLEDKLKGEMMDLQHGSLFLQTSKIVADKDYSVTANSKIVVVTAGVRQQEGESRLNLVQRNVNVFKFIIPQIIKYSPDCIIIVVSNPVDILTYVTWKLSGLPKHRVIGSGCNLDSARFRYLMAEKLGIHPSSCHGWILGEHGDSSVAVWSGVNVAGVSLQELNPEMGTDNDSENWKEVHKMVVESAYEVIKLKGYTNWAIGLSVADLIESMLKNLSRIHPVSTMVKGMYGIENEVFLSLPCILNARGLTSVINQKLKDDEVAQLKKSADTLWDIQKDLKDL